The sequence CCTTGGTACACCGACGATCAACAACGTAATGGATAGACTAGTAACTTGCGCCGTCATCCAACCATCATGAAAGCAAATGTTAGAAACATTCAATGCTGTTCTAATTAGAATGTTCCAAGAGAACTGTCCTATTCAAAAAATAACAATGCTTCAGAATGCGTTCTTTTTTATTGCCGCCAAtgaacctttttcattgtttcgcGGGGGTTCAAGAAGAATGGTCAGATCAACACCGGACGAGAGTGAAAAAGATACAAACAACCGAAAGTCGGCCATTGAGAGTAACAATGCCGCGTAACATTACTACTGTGAGGAGACAATAATAACAATGTTTTGGTTGCCCTCGTGCCCCCAAACCATGGTGCCTTACTATTCAGCTACACTTCAGTTGAAAATACCCCTTTGAAACAATCCAACACTCCTGCATTTTCAATGGTTCAAATATTGTTTGAAAGACGATCTTGCCTGATACGGGTCAGTGACGGTACTGTTCCGTCCCCCCGCAGCATGCCGAAATGGTATGTTCCAACACACCTGTAAGAACATGGCGTCAGGGCGGGTAAATGCGAACACCAGGTCTCCATCCAACCGTCCAGAAACGCCCGAGCCGCACAGCTGTGCTGGTTTAAAAGCTCGCTATGACTGCTTCCTCGTCTGGTTGTACGAGGAAGAGTTTACCTACATCGACGCCTTGTTTGTTATCGTGGGGATAGTCACTTTCCTGGCCGACATCGTCTCTGATGTGGTTCTGGCGGTGACGAACTACTTCCTACAAGGCTACTACGGTTGGTTCGCGATGACAATAACGTTCGTTCTGCTCCCTTCCATCGTCCTTCAGCTGTGCAGCATACGGTGGTATCTACAGGACAGAAGCAGGGTTCCTGAGTCGGAGAAAGCTGGGGTTCTCTCCTGTGTGTGGAGGGGGCTGCTGCATTTTCTACAGTTGGGAACAATGTGGAGGTAGGACGTCTGTCAGGTGACGGGGTACGGAAATAAGGAAGAGATTATCTCTCCATGGAAGCGGCGGTTTCTGAAATCAAAGCATTAATACTATGTAGTTGGATATGCCGGCTATtgaaaattatatatcatattgCTACCACTGGTTAATGATTTTCACAAACCCAAAGTTTTAGTCCGCCCCTTGCTGTGGACAAGCCCACGCTTGTTGTGAGCTCAATTGTTCCCCTGTGAAACCTGATACGACCAATTACGGCATGGAAAACACCTGCCATATTTCAGGTCCAACCGTCGCAGGTCACCGTCGGTTAAAGTGTAAACTTACCAACTGTCTCCTGGAGCCATTAGAAACTGTAGGCCATGTGTGCAACAGTTTGTTGACGGAGGAAACTGTTCTCACGGTGGTTTACATTTCAGTGTTAAAAGCACGAGTCATCAGTATGAGGTCGGAAGTGCATTGAGAGTTGCTAGAAACCATGTTTTATTAACGGAGCTTTGAAGCAAAGGAGTTTGTAAATTTGCATTGGTGTTTACATTATTTACTATATGCTTTCAAAGGCAGTATGTCACTGTTGACGCAAGCCGGAGTGCCCTTGTAATATTGCTAAGTGCCCGTGTCCCGCATATAGGCCACCAAATACATTTCCCTTGGTGAGAGGACTATTTTGATCTATACTGGtaccctactctccaagcagaggttgtcagccggggcatatgataagaaggtcacaattcgCCCaacaacctctgtttggagaacACGGCACCGGATtgttgcatgcatgcatgctcgAAACAGTTTTATTTCGTGTTGGCAGTTTTATAGGATACGGCGTGCTTCAGGCGTGTTTTGTGCCTTACGCGTGtttctaacaataacaataacagaaGATGAGTCATTGCATTCATGTACGTGCCCTCGAGACACAACACAGGTGGATCACGTGTCAGGGATCCCCCGAGTACTATCAATCACACGTGCTTTCGGAAGACAAGCGTTTGCATGGATGGTCATGTCGTGTCTGCAACGTTTTGTACTGTTATGATATGGTTTAAAAAGATGTATAGCGGAATagtatttgaaattttgaatataAAAGTTTGCCCAGGTGCAGACGGTTTCGTCGATTTTCATTTGCTGGCTGCATAACGGTGATGTTTTTCCATAAACAAATCGTTATCGCTGGCCTTCAAAATTATGCAATGCACATCAAAGCACTGTGCATGAATCGGCCGTGTTTAATGCAGCAAGACTGTAAACATCAATACGGTTACGTGCAAATATGTCTAGTATGGTTAACAGACTGTTAAAGCCTATCAACAACCCTACCTACAAAGTGTGACGGGCGAGCTCCCGAAAGAGTCCCTACGGtgctggggggtggggggtggctTGTCTGTCATCCGCCATGTTAATAATGTCTCGCAACAACGTTAACAAATCTGTCTGAGCAATTTACCTTGCTAATCACCTTTGCTAACTTGTCCGTCCAGTCAGACGCATGCTGGACGACCTCAACTTTTTGCGCTAACCATGATCGTCAGAATTGCGAAATAATGACACAAATGTGTTGAAAAGTGTCAGTAAATATCAATCACATGAAGATTTTGCTTTTCAAGAATATTTCAAATATTGGCGACAAAACATTACATAATGCTGTTTAATTATAAATCTACATGTGGCCAATGTCTGCAGGTAGATAGGAAATCAGGACATTCATCACTGTGTTCGACGCTGAGTATCATGAGTGACGCGTCTGTCTTTTGTTTCAGACACACCTCGGACAATAGCAACTGTAAGAACCACTTACTACTAGACCACGAAGAGACTTTGTTTACTGATGAATTAAAATGTAAGGAAATGTTTCAGATGTGTCCAGGCGCTAGTGTACGGGTTCCGGAGCCGGAGAGACCACCAGTCTTGGTACCACCTGTGGCTGGCGGAGTGGACGGACGTGTGCCTGCTCAGGATGTTCGAGGCCTTCCTGGAGTCCGCTCCACAACTGGTACTCCAGCTGTACATCatgcaggtcaggggtcagggggATGTCATCACAGGTATGGTATGATTCATGTAGAACTGTGCTCCTCACTTTTGTCAACCTTAGatcatgaaaaaacaataaatcagCTTCCTTTCTGCTGATCCTAAACTTTTCAAAGCCAACACAGGAATGAATATGGGGGTTCAGTCAAAAAGTGGGGTACTAGCAAGTTCCAATTCATTCCAGTTTTGGTTTTCTAAAGCGACCTTTATTCATTATGTCGTTTACCAGCAAAGATGAACTTTCGTGCCATGAACATCATAATTCCGCGGTAAAATGCAGTATGCCAAAAAGACGATAAAAGACACGCATCTGAATGTTAGTATCCAAGGAATATTAGAATATTTCGAACTTTCCATCATCTGACTCTCCGTTGTTTTCTTACAGTGCTGGCCGTTGGCACGTCGCTTGCGTCCCTGTCGGTGGCTCTGGTGTCCTACCACAAGTCCCTTCGCGAGGCCCTGCCCAACGCAGAGAGGATCACGTACACCGGAGTCGTGCTCTGGACGCTCTGGCGCCTCTGTACTATCTCCGCAAGAGTCGTCGCCATCTCTCTCTTCGCCTCCCACTTCCACTGGTACACGTTCGCCATCCTGGGCGGGCATTTCGTCATCATGTTCGTCTGGAGGTCGTGTCAGGACATCAAGTTCTACGACAGCCGTGTGGAACAGACAGGCTTCAACATCGTCATCGCGTTTGTCAACATCTTCTCCTGGCTGAGCATGGTGCAAGAGTCTCGCTCCCGGTACCGTGCTACTGCCTTTTACGCGCTGGTGTACGTGGAAAACGCAGCCATGGCCGGGCTTTGGTACTGGAGGATGCGTCAAGCCGGACTGCGACCTGCATACCTGACACCGGCCTTGCTACTGGTCTACGTCGGGTTCTTTGTCGGTATCATTTTCATGTCGCTCCACTACCTCTTCTGTCATCCAAAAGAAATACCGATCTGCATCCGTCCATTTGATGACGTGGACGGACCAGAGAAGGGGAGCGGTAGTGAGGTAGATGAAGTCGATGGGTTGGACGTTGGCGGCAATATTAAGGCGGACGGAACTTCAGAAATGAACGACCGCTGCCGAGCGAAGGTTCCggccttgaacttcggcttcacgtGTCGCTGGAAGGTGACAGAAGATGACGTGAAAAACTTCGAGCGTAGGTTGAGTAGGAGTAGCACGGGTCGGACTAGCACCGATGGCAAGAGAAAGAGCAACGGCGAAAAGCCCGCGCCTGATGAAACAATAAGACGAACTGTGTCTGTGGACTGTGGCAATCGCCTGGAAAACTTTTACCGAGAGTGCGAATCATGTGTGTAATGTAATAGAAGCTGATTCGAGTAAAAGGATTTTGATTAAAGTTCGCCTTTCTGCTCTGTCAGCATGAACTTAGATAATTCTACGATAGTAATGTAGTTACGCCACCTTAATAGATATGAGGATGCCGGTAACGTAATTATTCAGATTTGGAAAGCAGGCACCGTTCAAGGCCTCGAAAATGCTAACATAAACATCATCAACTGGTCACAGCGTCTGCGACTCTCCGGTATTATCGGTATAATTGAGTAAGAACTCCACAATCATGAAGTTAATAAagacatgttatacatgtacaatacaatggCATCATTATTTGTGTCAGAGTTGTTCGTGAGATGAACAAAAGGGATCATGCGTCCTTCCTTAGTAATGCATAAACATCCCATTAATATTCCGTTGGGCCATTGCAATCTGTACTGTGGAGGATCCGGAGCTTGGTCAAAATCCATCAGATCTGTTGCGCCATCAgactaaaaagaaacaaactgcAGGAGCTCAAATTTCTTCTATCTTTACAGTGTGCATGTAATGTCAATACAGTTTTGCAAATTTCCTAGATACAATTAAGTACTCAAAAGTACTTGTCAACTCTCAGTGAAAAAACTGACAATGAAATGTATTCTATAATGGTAACAGTTTATGAGTTGTTAAAGTAGTCACATCATGCTGAGGTGTTGGGCAAATGTGGTCCATGATGACCCAGTCTCATACCTGTGTTCCTGTACACTGATGCATGACTGACACCAGCTATTTTTGAGGAACTGCTACAAGACTACTTCCAGCATATTGTCTGCTAAATACCGCATCAATGCCTGAACTTTAACATTACTGACATCAAAGTCAATGATACATCAAGTAGTCCAACTAAAAAAGTATTACACAATGAACTTGGTAGTGAGGGCGCATGAGGGTAACATCTTATGTACCCCTATATAGCTGATCAGTGTACTTTAAGCTgggatatacatttgtatgctaATAACATACGGTCACCATACTGCTTGCAATCTTTCTTTTCACTTTCTGCCAGAGGGTGCAATCACATGCAGAAAAAGTTGGACCGCTTTTTGTGCCCCCTAACCAGACTGGACCGCTTCTTTCCACTGACCCCTTCAAATATCATACATAAGGCAAGTTGATGTATCTACTGGTTTATTGCAGCAAATTATCAATAAATAATTTCTTTCAAGGGGCAGAGGTTGGATTTCTTGCACATATGTATAATTATTGCACAACTTAAAGTATGACAGGTAACACAATGGACCACTGCCCTGATCATATACAAGGTGTACGATTTGACACCAAGGTCATCTATTTCTTGCTGACACCAGTTACTGGAATACACTGGCTGCGTCAAGAGGACGGAACCTCTTTGGTTTCAGcagtttcttttcaattttctcCACGTTGATCTTACTGCCTATGTAGAAAAACACAGGCAGAATGCACAACCCGATTGCAATGGCTGCCACTGCTACCGTGTCCTGCTCATGTTTCAAACATTGAAACCGGTGGCTCCAGGTGTACCTTGTTGAGTTCATAGAGTCGACAATGTCCACACATAGCTTAGCTGTGTCCTTCAGTGAGTTGTACAAGTTGTTCAGTTCATCGTAAGGTTCCTTGCAGGCGGTGCAGACGTCGGAAACACTGCCCGTCTTATTGGTGTGCTGAGCGAAGCAGAGCAAGGTCTTATTGGCCATCTCCTGGAAGTGTAGCGTGTTGTTGGAGAGCCTGTAGTTCAAAGTGCCGTTCACTTCAGGTCCAATGTCGAAACACTGTTCGCATGTTGAGGCCTCCCACAGTGACTGGATGAACTGGTGAGTCTTTACTACTATCTGAGTCATGTCTGATGCAAGGAGTACTTCTGCACAACTCTGGTCACCAGTGGGGTCTTTCTCCTTAGTGATGTTATCAAAAACCCTCATGAAGGCCAAGTATTCGTACATACAGCCGCTACACAGGCCCAGTGGTCTGGCGTGAAGTATCGAGCAGTGGGTGAAACGCGAGGCTTTTTCTCCCAACTTTCTCAACAGTTTCTCACAGTGGCTGTCAATGATTGGACTTGGGACAACAGTCGTTGATGCGTAAATCGTGATGTTTTGGGTACTTTGAGTCGTTGTTTGGTTGTCTTGATCAATCTGGTACTGATGAGATGACCAAACCGTGTCGTCTTCTGGGACAGGTGTTGTTTGTTCCATCTCCTGAGAAGAAAATTCTTCACCCGGAAGTCGGTCGAATTCGTACTCACCGTCGCCATCCTCACTGCTGGTCTTGATATCGTTTCTCTCCAACTCTTCCGCTAAGCCATACTTACAGACTAATAGAATTAACAAGAAGAGGCACAAGACAAGAGACACTTTCCCTCTAAATGTTGCACCCATTATAAATGGAGGTCAGAGGCAACAAATGTGAAGAAATTGCACAAAATGTTCGCTCAAAAAATGAGCACCATCACGCAGATCTGTTCCTGATAGACAATAGCGTCACATCCCTCTCCCCGGATTCGACATGGCCTGTTCCCCTCTTGTCTccaaacatttgaatgcaaGTTAATCACATCGGCATGATTTTTAAATAACTAAGTGAAATACAGTATGTTAGACACGATGCTGATATCAAATGAGGATTTGCATTTTAACCCAGAGTAAACATGTTACGACTACAAAAGAAGCTAGCTACTAATTTGACATTGCTCATTCGAGGATATatgttcacctttgacctagctGAATCAGGAAGAGACGGTGGAAAGGACCGTTTGCAGGATTTGGAATGTGTTGATGCTGAAAAGATCGTGAAAATGTCAGGTATGTCTACAGATGGGTATTTTAAACACACTTTACAATCCAATGCATCGATAGAAGCCATCTTGTTATCATTACCGTGTGTTAAAGCTAAGGAAAGTGTCGTCTTGTGCTGTCGGTTTACACACACAAGCTTTGAATATCTTACGTTCCggatatggggaggggggtgttgccGGATAAATGTTTTGGGAAAGACTGGAGCAAGCTTCCCAAGCTAAGTCTTTCGAACAATTGCATTAAATGGGCCATTATGGGTACGAAATGAAATTAAGCAAGAACTAAAACAGGCAAGGAAGtgggctggggaggggggctgataTATGACCGACTGAAATTATGAATGGGATATGTCATAGACCACCGAAAGAAAAGAGTGGTTGTTACAAAATCCCCAAAGTCAGTTGTAAGTCTCAGTTACAAACTTGTTGCAGAGGGTGCAGAGGGCGGAGAACTTGAATATGCAAAATTGTTGTATTAGATAGCaaagtgaaaaaagaaaataatgaaatGTGCCTGTATAACATCATAAAACCAGCACAGACCTTTTTACAATCACAGAGACAGCAGTCATCAAAATAGCATAGTAAGAGCTTTGAAGTAGGATGTACGTGGCTGTTAGTTTGAAAGAAGTATCTAGCTATGAAATGACATATGTTCAGTCTGTCGCAAGTCATGATCAGCGTGATTTGCCTTGACAATCAACACATACCGTGTACAACCGTGTACACCCAAGCAGATCTAGAAGTTTTCATTGATcctatttcttttctttgcttcCCACTTGCTCTGTTTATTGTGTTAACTGATCGCAGAGACAGGGAAGATATGCACCCCAGAGGATGATACCCCTCCGCTTGACATGTCACCCGTGATGTCTGACGGTGGCCGGTGGATTGACATCCGTAAATGTTCTCATTAATTATCTGCACCCCTCTTTGCACACAAATTTGGAAGCACAGGAATGTTATACTTTTATTTGAGCTTGATGTTTCGTGTGTATGACATCAAATTCTAAAGGCTTTATTTGATAAATTGCTGAAAGGCCATTGGTCAAAAAGATTCATTGACAATTTGTCCTCATTTTTGACTGCTTGATTCGTATTTGTGAGGATTATTATTGTGAGAAACAAATTTCCACAAGACAAAAATTGCTGTACTGCACATATAACCCCAGGAGAGCATTGCACAATCCTGACATTCTGTTTCATATTGTTATCAATGAAGCCAGCTTAAAAATTTGAAGCACTTTCCTTTTCCCAATGGACACGCAGACAAAAGTCTTGCCCACATGGCTTAAGCTTGCAGTGAAGGAAACAACCTACGACTCAACACATGCACAGAGTCTTAACAACATGTGGCTACGTTGCTACTGCTCTCACCTTGTAATTATCACGTTTTGGTTTCAGAAATCAGAAGGCAATCTCATGAGATCACCATGCATGTCTATGCAATCCTATTTACAATATGGTTGCTGTGTTTTCTATGAATATGTACAgtgatgtatttttcttgtaattttggcacatacatgtacatgtatcatgtcaagAACATGATATTGTTCTACTCTTATTCCTAGTCCTACAGCACAAATTCATTCAgcactagctacatgtattttgcactCACAGTTCTGATGTTGTGCATGTTTTATGTGCATGTACTTCTGTTGCTGTCATGGAAAGTCAATATTGAATAGTGCATGATGTAATAAATTATTGTTCTGACAGATATAGAAAAGGGCTGTGCATGCATGTAGTATATCATTGTATGGAGAGGTAAACATTGAGCatgatgtaaaatgtattttaatgtTCATCATCTTCACTTCAGTTCAGATAGATTGCCTAGTCTATGCCCACTCTTTCTCTTTAAGGAAAATGCTACTGTGCTTATATCATAATAAGCAAAATGGTGGATCAGAGTTTCCCtactttcatgtacattgtacattttttcaaTCAAATAGATGATTTTAATTTTTAGCTACAATTAGATTTGAATACTTTCTTCCTCATCCTCATTTGTTTTACTCACAATTCCAGTCCAATTAACTGatattttgttttccatttttcctttttatttcattactcACAAGTCCCTTTCTTTTTAAACGTGTAGTTTTAGTTTCCCTATGTTTTAACAGTAGGTGTTGAGTGAAATAACAGGTAATAACAGGTATCATGACTTGTGGTATCTTTGCTGCAGGTATGTGTGGCTGTTGTGGGGCCCTGCGGCCTCGCTACAAGAAACTTGTGGATGCCATCTTCCCTGAAGATCCACAGGTGAGGGTTGATCCATTCCTCCCTACACACtcgtacaaatgtacatttaacaTAATCTTTTCCTTTCCCCATACTGACATCAATCTAAGTTACTgttaatacatttaagttcatggtgatttgatttcacagtaaaggagaaaatggactgtgGTTTGAAGTTTGCAATAGcgctatatacagtcaaatgcTGCTACAAATATAATGAAAGCACAGGCTCCATTACAGACAACCAGTCGCAAAGcgacaaaaagtggtcacatgattgaccaggtggtcacatgtacatgtttgaatgtacatgtacatgtacatatgtcatCTAATTGTTTCTCTAGTATGATCTGGAAAATCAAATGCTTGATGAAGAAAATCTTATTTTCAGTGTTTCTTTGGGATCAAATAATGAATGTTTCTTAATCTAACATCTGAATGttatattatcataattatatgtatgtatacctGTATGTATGTTATATTATGTACCAGGTCTCTTGTACTCAGGGGATCAAACAATGAATGTTTCTTGATCTAACATCTGAATGTTATATTAtcattatatgtatgtatacatgcaGTACGTGTATTATATTATGATGTACCATCTCTCTTGTACTATAGCTAGTACTCTTTACTACTGCAGTATACGTAATCAAGGTTAATGCTATGAGCAAAACACTAACATAAGCATAGAATCTTCTCCACCATTAGCTGATTATATCTAGTAATCCTACATGACATGTGTAATTACTGAAGTGCCTGCTACTTCAGCCTTCACTTAAACCGCTAGTGACATGTGATTCACTCAGGCAGCTGAAACAGTCCCAGGTGGCAATTAGTCGTTATCTTCATCAGGTCACCTTCTGCGTATTTAGGCAGGGAGTTGTTTCTGTGGCTGGTCAATGGGCTGATGATTGGGATGGATGATGGGCGGGTAAGCCGGCCGCCCTATTGGATAGAGGAGGTCATTCAGGACGGTGATAAAATCAATACGGGGCTGGAGGCTGATGGTCAAGAGTGGGGCAGGAAGAGGTTTTCAGGATATAGCTGGAGAGAACATATTATTATCTGATCTCAGACTTATTGTAAGACgtatacatatactgtaaatttatttactttagcagtgatttaattttgagGTAGGTACTAGGAGAAAAGGGGATTTTCactgtgtttgaagtttgcggttgaaataaTTCTATAGTACAGTAGACGAACAACACGCATATTggtggtgtcatgattttgcaataacaggtcactgtgaaaagaaaaccactgcaaacattcaaAGATTAACGGTACTTTATTTGACTCATCTTCTAGAACAAAGATGTGCCAACGAAAGAATATGCATCCAatgacaaaaagacaacaagtcATGTTCAGACTGTGTTCTCAAGCACTTAGCAGAGCCAGCTATTTTGTAGTCACAACAAATTGGATCAAATTTGGCCACATTCCCACAGCTTCAGCCAGCCTGTCTGCTATGAAATAATGGTTGCTAACAAGATTGTGAGGCCAGTAAACCAACTGAATTCTAACCAGACTTTAATTGAATTGGAAGCAATTTGTCTGGGGTAcatgtcatgatcatgtgaTATGCGAATGTTGACGTTCTCAAGTCAGATCAGGCTGTAAAGTGGATGGTGTTTGAGCATAATGACTGAGTACCAACAAAATTAGTCCCATCAGACCTAGTTTTTGGATTGCTTTCAAATGTCTatcagctgcagtacatgtaagaaTGATTTTTGTACACTTAAATGCAATCAGTACAAAGTGGTATTCGTCGTGTCCCTTTCCCTGCAGTGTTACAGCGTTCGGTGTGTGCCTAAGTGCCTTTATATGCCTCAGTACAAGACACTGTGGCGCTTACAGTGCAGTTAAATTCtaaatatgatttcaaacattcTTGTGTTATTTCAAATCTACCGGTTTATCAATCCATACATCATAGGACAGAATTTAGTTCTACTTTCAAAAATGTGAATGATTTTACCAAAATTCATTTGTTGCTTTAAAGTTATGTAAATCCTGAAAGAGACTTCTAGCAGGATACAGCTAGATTTCCAGGAAAACAGTCTCCATACCTGGCATTCCAAAAATTATAAGAAcagtagaaaagaaaaaaagtatggCGGTTGCTAAAAATCTTACTTAACACTTtgttgcatgtgtgtgtgtgtgagtgtgtgtgtgtgtgtgtgtgtgtgtgtgtgtgtgtgtgtgtgtgtttgtgtttctgcataTTTGTGGGCAGCTTAACTTaataacctctggatggattgtgatgatatttggcatgtgggtaggtgttgggaagttCAAAGTCGACATAAAGGCCCCTGGTAGCTTTCCTTGGTACTACAACAGAATTTCTGTTTTGTCTTGGAtttgtgctatggtcttgtttctAAATTAAACATCTTTTGTTCCATCTTCCCAGGATGGCCTTGTGAAGACCAACATGGACAAGTTGACCTTTTATACCATCCGTGCCCCGGAGAAGCTGGACCGCGTGGGGGAGTACCTGGCACAGAGGCTCAGTAGGGATGTGTCACGCAACAGGAAAGGGtaagggtttgtttgtttgtatggcaTACCCACTAAAATGCCTCATGGCGtagcacaccaggtttgtactaaagagtaTGAGCTGCAtttccagacagatttatttgatccactcacactgggtaggacccctactcttttcgataagtgtagtgggttcttttatgtgcccgaggtgtgactctcctcaaacacaggacctccatttaacatcctatccaagggatgcccctaactgaagctaggtactcattttcacctgagtgaagtgagaaaatttgTGTAAAGGTCACAACATCGGGGCAAGCCTGCGGACTCAAACCCAGGCCCTCTGGGTTGTGGGCCAAACACCTATGTCAAAGTATCCCAGGGTGGGATGAGAAGTATCCCAGGATGATTGTTATAGCTGTATCAAGATTGACAAGTATTATATCTAAATTCTGATGTGTTGCGTCTGATATAGTAGTCTTAATCAGTTAACCATTTCTTCAAACTTGATTGTTCATGAATCAACCTAACAGTCCTTAATTGAGACTGACTCACATTCGTTTTACAGTGCTCATGCCTTGTAATACACTATCAGATTGAAATATAAAAAGCATAAGAACGACATAAATATACAAGTTGATTAGAATCTAtttaattttcaaatgaaaatgataagatgattgctcatttgatgaaaatatgTAAAAAGTATCA comes from Branchiostoma lanceolatum isolate klBraLanc5 chromosome 2, klBraLanc5.hap2, whole genome shotgun sequence and encodes:
- the LOC136428755 gene encoding osteopetrosis-associated transmembrane protein 1-like encodes the protein MGATFRGKVSLVLCLFLLILLVCKYGLAEELERNDIKTSSEDGDGEYEFDRLPGEEFSSQEMEQTTPVPEDDTVWSSHQYQIDQDNQTTTQSTQNITIYASTTVVPSPIIDSHCEKLLRKLGEKASRFTHCSILHARPLGLCSGCMYEYLAFMRVFDNITKEKDPTGDQSCAEVLLASDMTQIVVKTHQFIQSLWEASTCEQCFDIGPEVNGTLNYRLSNNTLHFQEMANKTLLCFAQHTNKTGSVSDVCTACKEPYDELNNLYNSLKDTAKLCVDIVDSMNSTRYTWSHRFQCLKHEQDTVAVAAIAIGLCILPVFFYIGSKINVEKIEKKLLKPKRFRPLDAASVFQ
- the LOC136428756 gene encoding XK-related protein 6-like; the encoded protein is MFQHTCKNMASGRVNANTRSPSNRPETPEPHSCAGLKARYDCFLVWLYEEEFTYIDALFVIVGIVTFLADIVSDVVLAVTNYFLQGYYGWFAMTITFVLLPSIVLQLCSIRWYLQDRSRVPESEKAGVLSCVWRGLLHFLQLGTMWRCVQALVYGFRSRRDHQSWYHLWLAEWTDVCLLRMFEAFLESAPQLVLQLYIMQVRGQGDVITGMV